The Musa acuminata AAA Group cultivar baxijiao chromosome BXJ1-3, Cavendish_Baxijiao_AAA, whole genome shotgun sequence genome window below encodes:
- the LOC135636138 gene encoding EIN3-binding F-box protein 1-like, which translates to MKGTWSGSAIGFIYLNCDAVFAPLLLFTFFTPHESYGCFGSTVEGTSGGSCRRPEKRRRTDSPFNESRTDQGRGQDLISNLPNDCLLLIFSFLPSPRDRCRCSAVSRSWFALQTFLRRSEFRANVVLPPRSRQESSRCLQGSSANDLRLGAMAIGMDECGILTELSVIDTLPCSLLPLHHHHHHCHVSDVGLSAMAQACSNLRSLALHNCTKVSDRGLATVAQNCTALKNLELTHAASVGDHGLVILATRCLKLASLSLTACPRVTDRSLEAYSKHSTHLKSITVAQCPFITDYGILSIVVLLTKLETVKISSMKLGDGVLRAIARSGEQIKTLALEHVWGVSVTGYRCIGETTRLKGLSLDACTGLTDRCFRRLSPTSFAGLKKVAMTSCSSLTDSSLLALTGLAVELESLHLDTFEAFTYRGLMIALGNCSRTLKVLTLVKCDFRGRGALEQQEVYPPRLLPLPAECPMLQTVKLEECEGLGDDFISWVGLACKSITDVSFVRMDSITDRRIESFMNQLKGWNRISRVDLSGSAGIGNRSVWAVTRECKARLRSLVLRGCERVSDRGAAVITRRCTKLVELDLGGCSISDEAVEKVVGEDPPDLEVLSLAGCTRITDRSLDALDEYGGLGLNRLDLTGCSGLSQFRVNFIKIYIDEVDY; encoded by the exons ATGAAGGGAACGTGGTCCGGGTCGGCCATTGGCTTCATTTACCTCAACTGCGACGCCGTTTTCGCTCCCCTGTTGCTGTTCACGTTCTTCACCCCT CACGAGTCTTATGGTTGTTTTGGTTCGACAGTTGAAGGGACTAGCGGTGGCTCTTGCCGGCGaccggagaagaggaggaggactgaCTCTCCGTTCAATGAGAGCAGAACAGATCAAGGCCGAGGGCAGGATCTGATCAGCAACCTGCCCAACGATTGCCTCTTGCTTATCTTCAGTTTTCTTCCGAGTCCCAGAGATCGCTGCCGGTGTTCTGCGGTGTCGAGGAGTTGGTTCGCGCTGCAGACCTTCCTGAGAAGGTCTGAATTCAGAGCCAACGTGGTGCTTCCCCCTCGATCGCGACAAGAGAGCTCCAGATGCCTCCAGGGAAGCAGCGCCAACGACTTGAGGCTGGGCGCCATGGCCATCGGGATGGACGAATGCGGAATCTTAACGGAGCTATCTGTGATCGACACGCTTCCTTGTTCTCTGCttcctcttcatcatcatcatcatcattgtcacgTTTCGGACGTCGGCCTCTCAGCCATGGCGCAGGCTTGCAGCAACCTCAGGTCTCTCGCGCTACACAACTGCACCAAAGTGAGCGATCGGGGCCTCGCGACGGTCGCACAGAACTGCACGGCGCTGAAGAACCTGGAGCTAACCCATGCGGCGTCGGTCGGCGACCATGGCCTCGTCATCCTTGCAACCAGATGCCTCAAGTTAGCGTCGTTGAGCCTGACCGCATGTCCAAGAGTCACCGATCGTTCGCTAGAGGCTTACTCCAAGCATTCCACCCACCTTAAGTCGATCACAGTGGCGCAGTGTCCTTTCATCACAGACTACGGCATTCTTTCGATCGTCGTCTTGCTAACGAAGCTAGAGACCGTCAAGATCTCGTCGATGAAGCTGGGCGACGGCGTCCTCCGAGCAATCGCACGCAGCGGCGAGCAGATCAAGACGTTGGCTCTGGAGCACGTGTGGGGTGTATCAGTGACGGGCTACCGTTGCATCGGAGAGACCACAAGGCTCAAAGGGCTTTCTTTAGACGCTTGCACCGGGTTGACGGATCGGTGCTTCAGAAGGTTATCGCCCACCAGCTTTGCCGGCCTCAAGAAGGTGGCGATGACGAGCTGCTCCTCGCTGACAGATTCGAGTCTCCTCGCGCTCACAGGACTAGCAGTGGAACTGGAGAGTCTCCACCTGGATACTTTCGAAGCTTTCACATACAGGGGTTTGATGATTGCTCTGGGAAACTGCAGCCGGACTCTGAAGGTGTTGACTCTGGTCAAGTGCGATTTCCGTGGCCGTGGAGCACTTGAGCAGCAAGAGGTCTACCcccctcgtcttcttcctcttcctgcgGAATGCCCGATGCTACAGACCGTGAAACTGGAAGAGTGCGAGGGACTGGGAGATGACTTCATCTCGTGGGTCGGGCTGGcctgcaagagcatcaccgacgtCAGTTTCGTGCGCATGGACTCCATTACCGACCGTCGCATCGAGTCCTTCATGAACCAGCTCAAGGGGTGGAACAGGATCAGCAGGGTGGACCTGAGCGGGAGCGCCGGCATCGGCAACAGGAGCGTGTGGGCGGTGACAAGGGAGTGCAAGGCGCGGCTGAGGTCGCTGGTGCTGCGGGGGTGCGAGCGCGTGTCGGACCGGGGCGCGGCGGTGATCACCAGGCGATGCACCAAGCTGGTGGAACTCGACCTAGGCGGGTGCAGCATCAGCGACGAGGCGGTGGAGAAGGTGGTGGGGGAGGACCCGCCGGACCTGGAGGTGCTGTCGCTGGCGGGGTGCACCAGGATCACGGACCGGAGCCTGGACGCGTTGGATGAGTACGGGGGCCTGGGCCTGAACCGGCTCGACCTGACCGGTTGCTCGGGACTGAGCCAATTCCGGGTCAATTTCATCAAGATCTACATCGATGAGGTCGATTACTGA
- the LOC103977996 gene encoding auxin-responsive protein SAUR32, with protein sequence MGLHLHLPHKIMAGHGRRRGEEEEGIRKGWMGIRVGGEGEERQRFVVPVDYLSHPLFVGLLKEAEEEYGFDHQGAITIPCHVEHFRRVQDIIDRDCNSVAAGHHHHGHHHHHHHHHFHLCFRA encoded by the coding sequence atggGGTTGCACCTGCACTTGCCGCACAAGATCATGGCGGGGCATGGGAGgaggagaggggaggaggaggaggggataaGGAAGGGGTGGATGGGAATAAGGGTGGGCGGGGAGGGGGAGGAGCGGCAGCGGTTCGTGGTGCCGGTGGACTACCTGAGCCACCCCCTCTTCGTGGGGTTGCtcaaggaggcggaggaggagtacGGCTTCGACCACCAGGGCGCCATCACCATCCCCTGCCACGTCGAGCACTTCCGCCGCGTCCAGGACATCATCGACCGCGACTGCAACTCCGTCGCCGCCGGTCACCACCACCATGGCCaccatcatcaccaccaccaccaccactttcACCTTTGTTTCAGGGCTTGA
- the LOC135583247 gene encoding CDPK-related kinase 3-like isoform X3, with translation MGQCYGKNISVAEDGHRERLSPANGSADSGGAAPATPLRRGPATPLRRGRSGATTPVHSSSTSTTATAWPSPYQQGSASPLPAEVPPSPARSTPRRLFRRPFPPPSPAKHIRIALAKRQGLPKPKESPIPEDGNEEVERPLDKSFGYGKNFEAKYELGKEVGRGHFGHTCLATAKKGEIMGQFVAVKIISKAKMTTPISIEDVRREVKILKALSGHKNLVKFYDACEDELNVYIVMELCEGGELLDRILSRGGRCTEEDAKAIVIQILSVMGFCHLQGVVHRDLKPENFLFTTRDENATMKLIDFGLSDFIKPDERLNDIVGSAYYVAPEVLHRSYSMEADIWSIGVIAYILLCGSRPFWARTESGIFHAVLKADPNFDDPPWPAVSPGAKDFVKRLLNKDYRKRMTAAQALSKLLLITNHNYFSLVNTHPWLRDEQWQIPLDILIYKLAKSYLRVTPLKRAALKALFQNASDAMREARVPDILNALEPLSYRRMDFEEFCAATISPYQLEALDGWEQIASTAFEYFEREGNRVIFVKELAQELNLPSTSYSVLRGWIRPEDRKFSFLGYTKYLVGATIRSSNTRHC, from the exons ATGGGTCAGTGCTACGGCAAGAACATCTCTGTTGCCGAGGACGGCCACCGGGAACGACTGAGCCCCGCAAACGGAAGCGCAGATAGTGGTGGCGCGGCCCCCGCCACCCCGCTCCGCAGAGGCCCCGCTACCCCGCTCCGCAGAGGCCGAAGCGGCGCCACCACACCCGTTCACTCCTCCTCGACCAGCACCACCGCCACCGCATGGCCCAGCCCCTACCAGCAGGGCTCCGCCAGCCCTCTTCCCGCCGAGGTCCCCCCCTCCCCGGCGAGGTCCACCCCCCGGCGATTGTTTCGGCGGCCCTTCCCGCCACCATCTCCCGCGAAGCATATAAGGATCGCCCTCGCAAAGCGCCAGGGCCTGCCGAAACCCAAGGAGAGTCCGATCCCCGAGGATGGAAACGAGGAGGTGGAGAGACCGCTGGATAAGAGCTTCGGCTATGGCAAGAACTTTGAGGCGAAGTATGAGCTGGGGAAGGAGGTTGGAAGAGGACATTTTGGGCACACGTGCTTGGCGACGGCCAAGAAAGGGGAGATCATGGGTCAGTTTGTCGCCGTCAAGATCATTTCCAAAGCAAAG ATGACAACACCAATATCAATTGAAGATGTTCGTAGGGAGGTCAAAATCCTGAAAGCTTTATCTGGGCATAAAAATCTTGTCAAGTTTTATGATGCATGTGAGGATGAACTTAATGTCTACATAGTCATGGA ATTATGTGAAGGTGGAGAATTATTAGATAGAATTCTATCCAG AGGTGGAAGGTGCACAGAGGAGGATGCAAAAGCAATTGTCATTCAAATACTGAGTGTGATGGGCTTCTGTCATCTTCAAGGTGTTGTGCATCGTGATCTAAAGCCAGAG AATTTTCTTTTTACCACCAGAGATGAAAATGCCACCATGAAGTTGATTGATTTTGGTCTTTCTGATTTTATTAAACCAG ACGAAAGACTAAATGATATTGTTGGAAGTGCATATTATGTTGCCCCTGAAGTTCTACATAGATCATACAGTATGGAGGCAGATATTTGGAGTATTGGTGTTATAGCATATATCTTGTTGTGTGGTAGTAGACCTTTCTGGGCACGGACAGAATCAGGAATTTTTCATGCAGTGCTGAAAGCTGATCCCAACTTTGATGATCCGCCTTGGCCTGCTGTATCTCCAGGAGCTAAAGATTTTGTGAAAAGGCTCTTGAATAAGGACTATAGAAAAAGAATGACAGCTGCACAGGCCTTGAGTAAATTGCTACTTATTACTAATCATAATTATTTCTCACTAGTAAATA CGCACCCTTGGTTGCGAGATGAACAATGGCAAATTCCTTTAGATATACTGATATATAAGTTAGCCAAGTCTTATCTTCGTGTCACACCTCTTAAACGGGCCGCATTAAAG GCACTATTTCAAAATGCAAGCGATGCGATGAGGGAGGCTAGGGTTCCTGATATACTGAATGCG CTGGAGCCACTCTCATATCGAAGGATGGACTTTGAGGAATTCTGTGCTGCTACAATCAGCCCCTACCAACTCGAGGCGTTGGATGGTTGGGAACAGATAGCTAGCACAGCTTTCGAGTATTTTGAGCGGGAGGGAAATCGAGTCATCTTTGTCAAAGAACTCGCTCAG GAATTGAACCTCCCCTCAACTTCTTATTCTGTTCTGAGAGGCTGGATTAGACCAGAAGACCGCAAGTTCAGTTTCCTTGGATACACCAAATACTTGGTTGGTGCGACGATACGCAGCTCAAACACAAGACACTGCTAG
- the LOC135583247 gene encoding CDPK-related kinase 3-like isoform X4 has protein sequence MGQCYGKNISVAEDGHRERLSPANGSADSGGAAPATPLRRGPATPLRRGRSGATTPVHSSSTSTTATAWPSPYQQGSASPLPAEVPPSPARSTPRRLFRRPFPPPSPAKHIRIALAKRQGLPKPKESPIPEDGNEEVERPLDKSFGYGKNFEAKYELGKEVGRGHFGHTCLATAKKGEIMGQFVAVKIISKAKMTTPISIEDVRREVKILKALSGHKNLVKFYDACEDELNVYIVMELCEGGELLDRILSRGGRCTEEDAKAIVIQILSVMGFCHLQGVVHRDLKPENFLFTTRDENATMKLIDFGLSDFIKPDERLNDIVGSAYYVAPEVLHRSYSMEADIWSIGVIAYILLCGSRPFWARTESGIFHAVLKADPNFDDPPWPAVSPGAKDFVKRLLNKDYRKRMTAAQALTHPWLRDEQWQIPLDILIYKLAKSYLRVTPLKRAALKALFQNASDAMREARVPDILNALEPLSYRRMDFEEFCAATISPYQLEALDGWEQIASTAFEYFEREGNRVIFVKELAQELNLPSTSYSVLRGWIRPEDRKFSFLGYTKYLVGATIRSSNTRHC, from the exons ATGGGTCAGTGCTACGGCAAGAACATCTCTGTTGCCGAGGACGGCCACCGGGAACGACTGAGCCCCGCAAACGGAAGCGCAGATAGTGGTGGCGCGGCCCCCGCCACCCCGCTCCGCAGAGGCCCCGCTACCCCGCTCCGCAGAGGCCGAAGCGGCGCCACCACACCCGTTCACTCCTCCTCGACCAGCACCACCGCCACCGCATGGCCCAGCCCCTACCAGCAGGGCTCCGCCAGCCCTCTTCCCGCCGAGGTCCCCCCCTCCCCGGCGAGGTCCACCCCCCGGCGATTGTTTCGGCGGCCCTTCCCGCCACCATCTCCCGCGAAGCATATAAGGATCGCCCTCGCAAAGCGCCAGGGCCTGCCGAAACCCAAGGAGAGTCCGATCCCCGAGGATGGAAACGAGGAGGTGGAGAGACCGCTGGATAAGAGCTTCGGCTATGGCAAGAACTTTGAGGCGAAGTATGAGCTGGGGAAGGAGGTTGGAAGAGGACATTTTGGGCACACGTGCTTGGCGACGGCCAAGAAAGGGGAGATCATGGGTCAGTTTGTCGCCGTCAAGATCATTTCCAAAGCAAAG ATGACAACACCAATATCAATTGAAGATGTTCGTAGGGAGGTCAAAATCCTGAAAGCTTTATCTGGGCATAAAAATCTTGTCAAGTTTTATGATGCATGTGAGGATGAACTTAATGTCTACATAGTCATGGA ATTATGTGAAGGTGGAGAATTATTAGATAGAATTCTATCCAG AGGTGGAAGGTGCACAGAGGAGGATGCAAAAGCAATTGTCATTCAAATACTGAGTGTGATGGGCTTCTGTCATCTTCAAGGTGTTGTGCATCGTGATCTAAAGCCAGAG AATTTTCTTTTTACCACCAGAGATGAAAATGCCACCATGAAGTTGATTGATTTTGGTCTTTCTGATTTTATTAAACCAG ACGAAAGACTAAATGATATTGTTGGAAGTGCATATTATGTTGCCCCTGAAGTTCTACATAGATCATACAGTATGGAGGCAGATATTTGGAGTATTGGTGTTATAGCATATATCTTGTTGTGTGGTAGTAGACCTTTCTGGGCACGGACAGAATCAGGAATTTTTCATGCAGTGCTGAAAGCTGATCCCAACTTTGATGATCCGCCTTGGCCTGCTGTATCTCCAGGAGCTAAAGATTTTGTGAAAAGGCTCTTGAATAAGGACTATAGAAAAAGAATGACAGCTGCACAGGCCTTGA CGCACCCTTGGTTGCGAGATGAACAATGGCAAATTCCTTTAGATATACTGATATATAAGTTAGCCAAGTCTTATCTTCGTGTCACACCTCTTAAACGGGCCGCATTAAAG GCACTATTTCAAAATGCAAGCGATGCGATGAGGGAGGCTAGGGTTCCTGATATACTGAATGCG CTGGAGCCACTCTCATATCGAAGGATGGACTTTGAGGAATTCTGTGCTGCTACAATCAGCCCCTACCAACTCGAGGCGTTGGATGGTTGGGAACAGATAGCTAGCACAGCTTTCGAGTATTTTGAGCGGGAGGGAAATCGAGTCATCTTTGTCAAAGAACTCGCTCAG GAATTGAACCTCCCCTCAACTTCTTATTCTGTTCTGAGAGGCTGGATTAGACCAGAAGACCGCAAGTTCAGTTTCCTTGGATACACCAAATACTTGGTTGGTGCGACGATACGCAGCTCAAACACAAGACACTGCTAG
- the LOC135583247 gene encoding CDPK-related kinase 3-like isoform X1, with the protein MGQCYGKNISVAEDGHRERLSPANGSADSGGAAPATPLRRGPATPLRRGRSGATTPVHSSSTSTTATAWPSPYQQGSASPLPAEVPPSPARSTPRRLFRRPFPPPSPAKHIRIALAKRQGLPKPKESPIPEDGNEEVERPLDKSFGYGKNFEAKYELGKEVGRGHFGHTCLATAKKGEIMGQFVAVKIISKAKMTTPISIEDVRREVKILKALSGHKNLVKFYDACEDELNVYIVMELCEGGELLDRILSRGGRCTEEDAKAIVIQILSVMGFCHLQGVVHRDLKPENFLFTTRDENATMKLIDFGLSDFIKPDERLNDIVGSAYYVAPEVLHRSYSMEADIWSIGVIAYILLCGSRPFWARTESGIFHAVLKADPNFDDPPWPAVSPGAKDFVKRLLNKDYRKRMTAAQALSKLLLITNHNYFSLVNTHPWLRDEQWQIPLDILIYKLAKSYLRVTPLKRAALKALSKALTDDELFYLRLQFKLLEPNKDGHVSLENFRMALFQNASDAMREARVPDILNALEPLSYRRMDFEEFCAATISPYQLEALDGWEQIASTAFEYFEREGNRVIFVKELAQELNLPSTSYSVLRGWIRPEDRKFSFLGYTKYLVGATIRSSNTRHC; encoded by the exons ATGGGTCAGTGCTACGGCAAGAACATCTCTGTTGCCGAGGACGGCCACCGGGAACGACTGAGCCCCGCAAACGGAAGCGCAGATAGTGGTGGCGCGGCCCCCGCCACCCCGCTCCGCAGAGGCCCCGCTACCCCGCTCCGCAGAGGCCGAAGCGGCGCCACCACACCCGTTCACTCCTCCTCGACCAGCACCACCGCCACCGCATGGCCCAGCCCCTACCAGCAGGGCTCCGCCAGCCCTCTTCCCGCCGAGGTCCCCCCCTCCCCGGCGAGGTCCACCCCCCGGCGATTGTTTCGGCGGCCCTTCCCGCCACCATCTCCCGCGAAGCATATAAGGATCGCCCTCGCAAAGCGCCAGGGCCTGCCGAAACCCAAGGAGAGTCCGATCCCCGAGGATGGAAACGAGGAGGTGGAGAGACCGCTGGATAAGAGCTTCGGCTATGGCAAGAACTTTGAGGCGAAGTATGAGCTGGGGAAGGAGGTTGGAAGAGGACATTTTGGGCACACGTGCTTGGCGACGGCCAAGAAAGGGGAGATCATGGGTCAGTTTGTCGCCGTCAAGATCATTTCCAAAGCAAAG ATGACAACACCAATATCAATTGAAGATGTTCGTAGGGAGGTCAAAATCCTGAAAGCTTTATCTGGGCATAAAAATCTTGTCAAGTTTTATGATGCATGTGAGGATGAACTTAATGTCTACATAGTCATGGA ATTATGTGAAGGTGGAGAATTATTAGATAGAATTCTATCCAG AGGTGGAAGGTGCACAGAGGAGGATGCAAAAGCAATTGTCATTCAAATACTGAGTGTGATGGGCTTCTGTCATCTTCAAGGTGTTGTGCATCGTGATCTAAAGCCAGAG AATTTTCTTTTTACCACCAGAGATGAAAATGCCACCATGAAGTTGATTGATTTTGGTCTTTCTGATTTTATTAAACCAG ACGAAAGACTAAATGATATTGTTGGAAGTGCATATTATGTTGCCCCTGAAGTTCTACATAGATCATACAGTATGGAGGCAGATATTTGGAGTATTGGTGTTATAGCATATATCTTGTTGTGTGGTAGTAGACCTTTCTGGGCACGGACAGAATCAGGAATTTTTCATGCAGTGCTGAAAGCTGATCCCAACTTTGATGATCCGCCTTGGCCTGCTGTATCTCCAGGAGCTAAAGATTTTGTGAAAAGGCTCTTGAATAAGGACTATAGAAAAAGAATGACAGCTGCACAGGCCTTGAGTAAATTGCTACTTATTACTAATCATAATTATTTCTCACTAGTAAATA CGCACCCTTGGTTGCGAGATGAACAATGGCAAATTCCTTTAGATATACTGATATATAAGTTAGCCAAGTCTTATCTTCGTGTCACACCTCTTAAACGGGCCGCATTAAAG GCACTATCTAAAGCTCTAACGGACGATGAGCTTTTTTATCTAAGGTTGCAGTTTAAGCTATTAGAACCAAATAAAGATGGTCATGTATCGCTTGAAAACTTCCGAATG GCACTATTTCAAAATGCAAGCGATGCGATGAGGGAGGCTAGGGTTCCTGATATACTGAATGCG CTGGAGCCACTCTCATATCGAAGGATGGACTTTGAGGAATTCTGTGCTGCTACAATCAGCCCCTACCAACTCGAGGCGTTGGATGGTTGGGAACAGATAGCTAGCACAGCTTTCGAGTATTTTGAGCGGGAGGGAAATCGAGTCATCTTTGTCAAAGAACTCGCTCAG GAATTGAACCTCCCCTCAACTTCTTATTCTGTTCTGAGAGGCTGGATTAGACCAGAAGACCGCAAGTTCAGTTTCCTTGGATACACCAAATACTTGGTTGGTGCGACGATACGCAGCTCAAACACAAGACACTGCTAG
- the LOC135583247 gene encoding CDPK-related kinase 3-like isoform X2, whose protein sequence is MGQCYGKNISVAEDGHRERLSPANGSADSGGAAPATPLRRGPATPLRRGRSGATTPVHSSSTSTTATAWPSPYQQGSASPLPAEVPPSPARSTPRRLFRRPFPPPSPAKHIRIALAKRQGLPKPKESPIPEDGNEEVERPLDKSFGYGKNFEAKYELGKEVGRGHFGHTCLATAKKGEIMGQFVAVKIISKAKMTTPISIEDVRREVKILKALSGHKNLVKFYDACEDELNVYIVMELCEGGELLDRILSRGGRCTEEDAKAIVIQILSVMGFCHLQGVVHRDLKPENFLFTTRDENATMKLIDFGLSDFIKPDERLNDIVGSAYYVAPEVLHRSYSMEADIWSIGVIAYILLCGSRPFWARTESGIFHAVLKADPNFDDPPWPAVSPGAKDFVKRLLNKDYRKRMTAAQALTHPWLRDEQWQIPLDILIYKLAKSYLRVTPLKRAALKALSKALTDDELFYLRLQFKLLEPNKDGHVSLENFRMALFQNASDAMREARVPDILNALEPLSYRRMDFEEFCAATISPYQLEALDGWEQIASTAFEYFEREGNRVIFVKELAQELNLPSTSYSVLRGWIRPEDRKFSFLGYTKYLVGATIRSSNTRHC, encoded by the exons ATGGGTCAGTGCTACGGCAAGAACATCTCTGTTGCCGAGGACGGCCACCGGGAACGACTGAGCCCCGCAAACGGAAGCGCAGATAGTGGTGGCGCGGCCCCCGCCACCCCGCTCCGCAGAGGCCCCGCTACCCCGCTCCGCAGAGGCCGAAGCGGCGCCACCACACCCGTTCACTCCTCCTCGACCAGCACCACCGCCACCGCATGGCCCAGCCCCTACCAGCAGGGCTCCGCCAGCCCTCTTCCCGCCGAGGTCCCCCCCTCCCCGGCGAGGTCCACCCCCCGGCGATTGTTTCGGCGGCCCTTCCCGCCACCATCTCCCGCGAAGCATATAAGGATCGCCCTCGCAAAGCGCCAGGGCCTGCCGAAACCCAAGGAGAGTCCGATCCCCGAGGATGGAAACGAGGAGGTGGAGAGACCGCTGGATAAGAGCTTCGGCTATGGCAAGAACTTTGAGGCGAAGTATGAGCTGGGGAAGGAGGTTGGAAGAGGACATTTTGGGCACACGTGCTTGGCGACGGCCAAGAAAGGGGAGATCATGGGTCAGTTTGTCGCCGTCAAGATCATTTCCAAAGCAAAG ATGACAACACCAATATCAATTGAAGATGTTCGTAGGGAGGTCAAAATCCTGAAAGCTTTATCTGGGCATAAAAATCTTGTCAAGTTTTATGATGCATGTGAGGATGAACTTAATGTCTACATAGTCATGGA ATTATGTGAAGGTGGAGAATTATTAGATAGAATTCTATCCAG AGGTGGAAGGTGCACAGAGGAGGATGCAAAAGCAATTGTCATTCAAATACTGAGTGTGATGGGCTTCTGTCATCTTCAAGGTGTTGTGCATCGTGATCTAAAGCCAGAG AATTTTCTTTTTACCACCAGAGATGAAAATGCCACCATGAAGTTGATTGATTTTGGTCTTTCTGATTTTATTAAACCAG ACGAAAGACTAAATGATATTGTTGGAAGTGCATATTATGTTGCCCCTGAAGTTCTACATAGATCATACAGTATGGAGGCAGATATTTGGAGTATTGGTGTTATAGCATATATCTTGTTGTGTGGTAGTAGACCTTTCTGGGCACGGACAGAATCAGGAATTTTTCATGCAGTGCTGAAAGCTGATCCCAACTTTGATGATCCGCCTTGGCCTGCTGTATCTCCAGGAGCTAAAGATTTTGTGAAAAGGCTCTTGAATAAGGACTATAGAAAAAGAATGACAGCTGCACAGGCCTTGA CGCACCCTTGGTTGCGAGATGAACAATGGCAAATTCCTTTAGATATACTGATATATAAGTTAGCCAAGTCTTATCTTCGTGTCACACCTCTTAAACGGGCCGCATTAAAG GCACTATCTAAAGCTCTAACGGACGATGAGCTTTTTTATCTAAGGTTGCAGTTTAAGCTATTAGAACCAAATAAAGATGGTCATGTATCGCTTGAAAACTTCCGAATG GCACTATTTCAAAATGCAAGCGATGCGATGAGGGAGGCTAGGGTTCCTGATATACTGAATGCG CTGGAGCCACTCTCATATCGAAGGATGGACTTTGAGGAATTCTGTGCTGCTACAATCAGCCCCTACCAACTCGAGGCGTTGGATGGTTGGGAACAGATAGCTAGCACAGCTTTCGAGTATTTTGAGCGGGAGGGAAATCGAGTCATCTTTGTCAAAGAACTCGCTCAG GAATTGAACCTCCCCTCAACTTCTTATTCTGTTCTGAGAGGCTGGATTAGACCAGAAGACCGCAAGTTCAGTTTCCTTGGATACACCAAATACTTGGTTGGTGCGACGATACGCAGCTCAAACACAAGACACTGCTAG